In Hypomesus transpacificus isolate Combined female unplaced genomic scaffold, fHypTra1 scaffold_280, whole genome shotgun sequence, the following are encoded in one genomic region:
- the nol6 gene encoding nucleolar protein 6: MNKKRTTTTEETEENDPSDSSNVEEEDQDEGPAKAKRTKPGTGGEEGFVRPVKMSRGDLYRPPTAEELNQLKEAESLFHCSLLKMQMEELLKEVALSERRKQQIDPFVQKITELLHDVPESPEVELSDLSWLSGGVKVPFLLVPKAAKGKFHMVPPASINVVGSYPLGTCTKPRIAIDLAVTIPAEVLHPKDALNQRYPRKRALYLAGLAQHLASSPAIGTMSYSCLHGNRLRPLLVLTPPGKDSSFTVRLHACPPPSFFKPSRFHPQRNNIRTGWYTGLEASQSESSEPPTPHYNSSVLGDLLPRAHLQFLSAVSSQCPAFPQGLALLRVWLRQRELDQGTGCFSGFLGSMLLAYLLSTHRISNTMTAYQLLRNSLHFLASTDLTVNGITLAKDPDSTAPSLSDFHSAFHVVFVDPSGHLNMCADMTTFTYKQVQHEASLSLQFWDDPTVDGFHALLMTPKPMIRTADHVFQLCEPIKLQSSCKKMNLLGELMDHGGNYVQTALPFILSLLQRGLGQRIHLLTHSLSPDPEWSVESEAPKHKSQPPLSFGLLLDPEHAASVLEKGPSADSPQAVEFRQLWGPRSELRRFQDGAITEAVLWEGESTWQKRLVPQQVVIHLLHLHADIPESCVRYVGGLLDDVIKVGREVCSTGDEESLKVVQVYDDLSRNLWALGGLPLSITSVQGAHPALRYTQVFPPTPLVLDYSVFDKDKLTKCLLPQEGKPCPAYITPIKVICHMEGSGKWPHDRQALSHIKAAFHVQLGELLSAQHRYVCRPAPTHLDVWKNGLLFRIQVAYHREPQVLRESVSPEGLLVVRDNEEAQALEMETIHKPLLTSTLHGLQQQHPCFGAACRLAKRWLGAQLFSDDISEETADLLVASLFLQPAPFSPPGSPQVGFLRFLHLLSSFDWRNNPLVVNLNNQLTAADYTEIKNDFMASRESLPVMFLATPKDRKLSIWTKQAPSVQMLQRVVMVAAESLKVLEPQLMDACQVQDVKVAIRPPLDAYDVLIHLNPKQVPLLSQAVDLPSATFSRGTLSGKSHRPGGAMPVVDFNPVSCYLRELRLVGMRRQSH; this comes from the exons ATGAACAAAAAGAGGACTACTACAACTGAGGAAACAGAGGAG AACGATCCGTCAGATTCTTCCAATGTCGAGGAGGAAGATCAGGATGAGGGGCCCGCGAAGGCCAAAAGGACCAAGCCCGGAACAGGCGGTGAGGAAGGGTTCGTCCGTCCAGTGAAGATGTCCCGGGGCGACCTTTACCGGCCTCCCACGGCGGAGGAGCTGAACCAGTTGAAGGAGGCAGAGAGCCTGTTCCATTGCAGTCTTCTCAAGATGCAG ATGGAGGAGCTGTTGAAGGAAGTCGCCCTGAGTGAACGCAGGAAGCAGCAGATTGACCCTTTCGTCCAGAAGATCACTGAGCTGCTACATGATGTTCCTGAGTCTccagaggtggag CTGAGTGACCTATCGTGGTTGTCTGGCGGGGTCAAGGTGCCGTTTCTCCTGGTGCCTAAGGCTGCCAAGGGCAAGTTCCATATGGTCCCTCCCGCCTCTATCAACGTAGTTGGCAGCTACCCTCTGGGCACATGCACCAAACCACGGATTGCCATCGACCTAGCGGTCACCATCCCTGCT GAAGTGCTCCACCCTAAGGACGCCCTGAACCAGCGCTACCCCAGGAAGAGGGCTCTCTACCTGGCTGGTCTGGCTCAGCACCTGGCCTCTTCCCCCGCCATCGGGACCATGAGCTACTCGTGTCTCCACGGCAACCGCCTTCGCCCCCTTCTGGTGCTAACCCCCCCAG GTAAAGACTCCAGCTTCACGGTGCGTCTCCacgcctgcccccctcccagctTCTTCAAGCCCAGCCGCTTCCACCCCCAGAGGAACAACATCCGGACGGGCTGGTACACCGGCTTGGAGGCCTCCCAGTCAG AGTCCAGtgagccccccaccccccactacAACAGCTCCGTGCTGGGGGACCTGCTGCCCCGAGCGCACCTGCAGTTCCTGTCTGCAGTCAGCTCCCAGTGCCCAGCCTTCCCCCAGGGCCTGGCCCTGCTCAGGGTGTGGCTCCGACAGAGGGAGCTGGACCAG GGCACTGGGTGTTTCAGTGGCTTCCTGGGCTCCATGTTGCTGGCCTATCTTCTCTCCACGCACAGAATCAGTAACACCATGACAGCCTATCAGCTGCTTCGAAACAGCCTGCACTTCCTGG CTTCCACCGATCTCACGGTGAATGGAATTACCCTGGCCAAAGACCCGGATTCAACAGCG ccGTCTTTATCAGACTTCCACAGTGCGTTCCACGTGGTGTTCGTCGACCCCTCAGGCCACCTCAACATGTGCGCCGACATGACCACCTTCACCTATAAACAA GTGCAGCACGAGGCGTCGCTTTCGCTGCAGTTCTGGGACGACCCCACGGTGGACGGGTTCCACGCTCTGCTGATGACCCCTAAACCCATGATCAGAACCGCAGACCACGTGTTCCA gctgtgtgagCCGATCAAGCTGCAGTCCAGCTGTAAGAAGATGAACCTCCTCGGGGAGCTCATGGACCACGGCGGAAACTACGTCCAGACCGCGCTCCCTTTTATCCTGTCCCTCCTGCAACGAGGGCTCGGCCAAAGGATCCACCTCCTCACCCACTCGCTCTCCCCAGACCCCGAG TGGTCGGTGGAGAGCGAAGCCCCGAAACACAAGAGCCAGCCTCCCCTGTCCTTCGGCCTGCTGCTGGACCCAGAGCACGCCGCCTCCGTGCTGGAGAAAGGCCCCTCAGCCGACAGCCCCCAG gctgtgGAGTTCCGCCAGCTGTGGGGCCCTCGCTCCGAGCTGCGTCGCTTCCAGGACGGGGCCATCACCGAGGCGGTcctgtgggagggagagagcacctGGCAGAAGAGGCTGGTGCCCCAGCAGGTTGTCATACACCTGCTGCACCT GCATGCTGACATACCCGAGTCGTGCGTGCGCTACGTAGGTGGGCTGCTGGATGATGTCATCAAAGTGGGACGTGAG GTGTGCAGCACAGGGGACGAGGAGAGTCTGAAGGTCGTCCAGGTGTATGACGACCTGAGCAGGAATCTCTGGGCTCTGGGTGGACTTCCTCTGTCCATCACCTCAGTCCAGGGAGCACACCCTGCGCTCCGCTACACCCAG gtGTTCCCCCCCACGCCCCTGGTGCTGGACTACTCCGTCTTCGACAAAGACAAGCTGACCAAATGCCTACTGCCTCAGGAAGGCAAGCCATGTCCAGCCTACATCACCCCGATCAAAG tgatCTGTCACATGGAGGGCAGTGGGAAGTGGCCCCACGACAGGCAGGCCCTCAGTCACATCAAGGCCGCCTTCCACGTCCAGCTGGGGGAGCTGCTGAGCGCGCAGCACCGCTACGTCTGCCGGCCCGCCCCCACCCACCTGGACGTCTGGAAG aATGGCTTGCTGTTCCGCATCCAGGTGGCGTACCACCGCGAGCCCCAGGTGCTGAGGGAGAGTGTGAGCCCagagggactgctcgtagtcaGGGATAACGAGGAGGCCCAGGCCCTGGAGATGGAAACCATCCACAAACCCCTACTGACCAGCACCCTGCACGG gctccagcagcagcacccATGTTTTGGGGCGGCGTGTCGTCTGGCCAAGCGGTGGCTGGGGGCTCAGCTCTTCAGCGATGACATCTCCGAGGAGACGGCGGACCTGCTGGTGGCGTCGCTCTTCCTGCAGCCCGCCCCCTTCTCGCCTCCTGG ttctcCTCAGGTGGGCTTCCTTCGTTTCCTCcatctgctctcctccttcGACTGGAGGAACAACCCCCTTGTAGTCAACCTAAACAACCAGCTAACTG CGGCCGACTACACTGAGATCAAGAACGACTTCATGGCCTCCAGGGAGTCCCTGCCCGTCATGTTTTTAGCCACGCCCAAAGACAGGAAGTTGTCCATCTGGACCAAGCAGGCCCCATCTGTACAG ATGCTGCAGCGCGTGGTGATGGTGGCCGCAGAGAGCCTCAAGGTCCTGGAGCCACAGCTGATGGATGCGTGTCAGGTACAGGACGTCAAG gtggccaTCCGCCCACCGTTGGACGCCTACGACGTCCTGATCCACCTGAACCCCAAGCAGGTTCCCCTGCTAAGCCAGGCGGTGGACCTGCCCAGCGCTACCTTCAGCAGGGGAACCCTGTCGGGCAAATCCCACCGACCTGGAGGGGCCATGCCGGTCGTGGACTTCAACCCCGTCAGCTGCTACCTGAGGGAGctcaga ctggtggGAATGCGAAGACAAAGTCAttga
- the LOC124463453 gene encoding cocaine- and amphetamine-regulated transcript protein-like, whose protein sequence is MLGCHRHLPLLLWVTVTAISVLGHTGDFKLRSRTAFALAEEGDERQLIDDLRGVLERLKNNRFLPHAKKHNLLPMCAAGEQCALRKKEPGWGSCATVNSPEPAAPSCCVASDGSCRAVF, encoded by the exons ATGCTGGGCTGCCATCGCCACCTACCACTCCTCCTTTGGGTCACTGTGACGGCGATCAGCGTGCTGGGACACACTGGCGACTTCAAGTTGAGGTCTCGGACCGCTTTTGCTTTGGCGGAAGAGGGCGACGAACGTCAGCTT ATCGACGACCTACGAGGGGTTTTGGAGAGATTGAAAAACAACCGCTTTCTGCCTCACGCTAAGAAACACAACCTGTTGCCCATG TGTGCCGCAGGAGAGCAGTGTGCGCTGAGGAAAAAGGAGCCCGGATGGGGAAGCTGTGCGACTGTCAACAGCCCAGAGCCTGCAGCTCCTTCATGCTGCGTTGCCTCTGACGGGAGCTGCCGTGCGGTTTTTTAA